A window from Engraulis encrasicolus isolate BLACKSEA-1 chromosome 13, IST_EnEncr_1.0, whole genome shotgun sequence encodes these proteins:
- the LOC134460457 gene encoding piggyBac transposable element-derived protein 4-like produces the protein MSGKKATSKKKNVAGPTKMTAQQAAEWILQSSDEESDAGSMSSVDSVAFLEGLDPALEISSDADWLPEQEEEEGEEEESQVEKEGQRVGEEEGDDQPSASSPATTRARKRKAAQPSSATPATKRGRGRGRGRGRGRGRGRGQGRRQEPEGNGQPWQGMDVDDIIPPQPSFNPARAPGPQVVGGVQYTILQLFMLFMTRNTLQTIVNHSNIYGQRNHPHRWHQMSLEDLLSYIGMVIYMGLVGAKSVRDYWAKNELYNFPFPTSMLSGRRFAAVSSMLHISHPDSDAENDRRRGTQAYDRLCKIRPLYDEIRTACKAHYHPQQHIAVDERMVKSKARSILRQYMKDKPTKWGYKLFVLADSSNGYTWDFFVYEGRNMALQKGLSYDSVMNLVDTRVLGQGYKLYVDNFYTSPTLFKDLLAEKVWACGTIREQRIGYPRRRPGALTSQSPRGTIRWIRDDPVLFVQWKDTRDVRLCSTMHTAHNPQTTVQRRVRGTDGRWQLKSIPAPPAVTDYNKHMGGVDLSDAMIGFYNTVHKTRKWHRTFFYHFLDIAIVNAFVLHSCMAAERHETPLTQKAFREALVLELKAAGSPSTGPPPSPAPAPKVHITN, from the exons ATGTCTGGTAAGAAGGCAACGAGCAAGAAGAAGAATGTTGCTGGCCCAACTAAGATGACTGCTCAACAGGCAGCCGAATGGATTTTACAATCCAGCGACGAAGAGTCCGACGCAGGGAGCATGTCATCGGTTGACTCTGTGGCATTTTTGGAAGGACTCGATCCAGCCTTGGAGAT ATCCTCTGATGCAGACTGGCTCcctgaacaggaggaggaggagggggaggaggaggagagccaggtggagaaagaggggcagagagttggtgaggaggaaggagacgatCAACCATCAGCCTCTTCGCCGGCTACCACCAGAGCAAGGAAGAGGAAAGCAGCGCAGCCATCCAGCGCCACACCTGCCaccaagagaggcagaggaagagggagaggaagaggaagaggaagaggaagaggaagaggacagggaagGCGACAGGAGCCAGAGGGAAATGGTCAGCCATGGCAGGGGATGGACGTGGATGACATCATACCACCACAACCATCATTCAACCCCGCTCGCGCTCCAGGGCCCCAGGTCGTGGGGGGGGTGCAATACACCATACTGCAACTCTTCATGCTCTTCATGACAAGAAACACCCTACAGACAATAGTAAATCACTCTAACATATATGGACAAAGGAACCACCCTCATAGATGGCATCAGATGTCCCTGGAGGATCTGCTTTCATATATTGGTATGGTGATTTACATGGGCCTAGTTGGGGCCAAGTCTGTAAGGGACTACTGGGCGAAGAACGAACTTTACAATTTCCCCTTCCCCACATCTATGTTGTCCGGGAGAAGATTTGCAGCTGTCTCCAGCATGCTGCATATTAGCCACCCAGACAGTGATGCAGAGAATGACAGGAGGAGGGGAACACAGGCCTACGATCGTCTGTGCAAGATCCGCCCTCTCTATGACGAGATTAGGACTGCGTGTAAAGCTCACTACCATCCCCAACAACACATTGCAGTGGATGAAAGGATGGTGAAATCAAAAGCCCGCTCCATCCTCCGCCAGTATATGAAAGACAAGCCCACTAAGTGGGGGTATAAACTTTTTGTGCTGGCAGATTCATCAAACGGATACACATGGGACTTTTTTGTATATGAGGGGAGAAACATGGCACTTCAAAAGGGGCTCAGCTATGATTCAGTCATGAATCTCGTGGACACGCGTGTGCTTGGCCAGGGCTATAAGCTCTATGTGGACAACTTCTATACTAGCCCTACCCTGTTCAAGGACCTCCTGGCCGAGAAGGTATGGGCTTGTGGAACAATTAGAGAACAGCGAATAGGCTACCCGAGAAGACGTCCAGGAGCTCTCACCTCTCAGTCACCACGTGGTACCATCCGCTGGATAAGAGATGATCCCGTTCTTTTTGTCCAGTGGAAGGACACGAGGGACGTCCGCTTGTGCTCCACAATGCACACAGCCCACAACCCACAGACCACCGTTCAGAGGAGGGTCAGAGGGACAGATGGCCGGTGGCAGCTGAAGTCCATCCCTGCCCCACCAGCTGTCACTGATTATAACAA ACATATGGGGGGAGTGGACCTCTCTGATGCCATGATCGGGTTTTACAACACCGTTCACAAGACCAGGAAGTGGCACAGGACGTTCTTCTATCACTTTCTGGACATTGCCATCGTGAACGCCTTTGTACTTCATTCCTGTATGGCAGCAGAGAGGCATGAGACCCCCCTTACACAGAAGGCGTTCCGGGAGGCCCTGGTGTTGGAGCTGAAGGCAGCGGGGTCACCTTCAACtggccctcctccatcacctgctcCAGCTCCCAAGGTGCACATCACAAACTGA